The following proteins come from a genomic window of Malus sylvestris chromosome 4, drMalSylv7.2, whole genome shotgun sequence:
- the LOC126617839 gene encoding probable aldo-keto reductase 2 codes for MTRSAYDSTNHSATATILPAPSFYQTASIHITHTHVYIHVSLSLTHTQRHSHSSLCNSDKNNNRSYQAMAGVVRRIKLGSQGLEVSAQGLGCMSMSGHYGPPKPDQDMITLIHHAIDAGVTLLDTADVYGPYTNEILLGKALKGGVRDKVELGTKFGSSSVDNKWVIRGDPAFVRAAIEGSLKRLGIDSVDLYYQHRIDTRVPIEVTVGELKKLVEEGKIKYIGLSEASASTIRRAHAVHPITAVQLEWSLWARDVEEDIIPTCRELGIGIVAYSPLGRGFFSSGANLVDNLANDDFRKYLPRFQAENLEHNKTIFERVSDLAARKGCTPSQLALAWVHHQGNDVCPIPGTTKIENFNQNIGALSVKLTPEEMAELESYASADAVKGDRYMDGISTWKDSETPPLSSWKAA; via the exons ATGACTCGCTCCGCTTACGACTCCACCAACCACTCCGCCACCGCCACCATCCTTCCTGCTCCCTCATTTTACCAAACTGCCTCCATtcatatcacacacacacacgtatatatacacgtctctctctctctcacacacacacagagacactCTCACTCCTCACTTTGCAATTCAGATAAAAATAACAACCGCAGTTATCAAGCAATGGCAGGAGTAGTGAGGAGGATCAAGTTGGGATCGCAAGGCCTGGAGGTTTCGGCTCAAGGCCTTGGCTGCATGAGCATGTCCGGCCACTACGGCCCTCCGAAGCCAGACCAAGACATGATCACTCTCATCCACCACGCCATCGACGCCGGCGTCACCCTCCTCGACACCGCCGACGTCTACGGCCCCTACACCAACGAAATTCTTCTCGGCAAG GCGCTCAAGGGAGGGGTGCGAGACAAGGTTGAATTGGGCACGAAATTCGGTAGCAGCTCTGTGGATAACAAGTGGGTCATTCGAGGTGACCCTGCGTTTGTGAGAGCTGCTATTGAGGGTAGCTTGAAGCGCCTTGGCATTGACTCTGTTGATCTCTATTATCAGCACCGCATTGACACCCGTGTCCCCATTGAAGTCACG GTTGGGGAACTCAAGAAATTAGTTGAAGAGGGTAAGATAAAGTACATTGGTTTATCCGAGGCCTCAGCTTCCACAATAAGAAGAGCACATGCTGTTCATCCAATAACAGCAGTGCAGTTGGAGTGGTCGTTGTGGGCTAGAGATGTGGAGGAAGATATAATTCCAACTTGCCG GGAACTTGGCATTGGTATTGTTGCATACAGTCCTCTAGGAAGAGGATTTTTTTCATCAGGCGCTAATTTGGTCGACAATCTAGCCAACGATGATTTCCGAAAG TATCTACCCAGGTTCCAAGCCGAAAACCTAGAGCATAATAAAACAATATTTGAGCGGGTTAGTGATCTTGCAGCAAGGAAGGGGTGCACGCCATCTCAGCTAGCACTGGCCTGGGTTCATCACCAAGGGAATGATGTGTGTCCCATACCCGGAACCACCAAGATTGAGAATTTTAACCAGAATATTGGAGCTCTGTCTGTGAAACTGACACCAGAAGAAATGGCCGAGCTTGAATCTTATGCTTCAGCCGATGCCGTTAAAGGTGACAGATATATGGATGGCATTAGTACTTGGAAGGACTCCGAAACTCCGCCACTGTCTTCATGGAAAGCCGCATGA